A genomic region of Synechococcus sp. NOUM97013 contains the following coding sequences:
- a CDS encoding matrixin family metalloprotease has translation MSLAPDVLTGLERYLQKGIAGGEIVEYSIYDNPSVAEGAATELAIGSQARVVHAWNHNDEHKSFIRSVFERLDPLLDLDFVESDPYGESDINIYRASSNSYWQSNALFDVPSDWVGGGSAHSDDDQFDLSWRDVDALDAFADAEKSSLVHEIGHALGLKDLAYDPKWTRYDSIMSYNHPVDRPINTWFSEADIQALQSVWGPEDDVL, from the coding sequence TTTAGAGCGATACCTTCAGAAAGGGATTGCTGGTGGTGAGATTGTTGAGTACAGCATTTATGACAATCCATCGGTTGCTGAAGGTGCTGCAACCGAATTGGCCATCGGTTCCCAGGCTCGCGTCGTTCATGCTTGGAATCACAATGACGAACACAAAAGTTTCATCCGGAGTGTCTTCGAAAGGCTGGATCCTTTGTTGGATTTAGACTTTGTTGAGTCAGATCCATACGGTGAGTCTGATATCAATATTTATCGAGCATCAAGTAATAGCTATTGGCAGTCGAATGCTCTTTTTGATGTGCCGAGCGATTGGGTCGGCGGTGGCTCTGCACACTCAGATGACGATCAGTTTGATCTTTCCTGGAGAGATGTTGATGCGTTGGATGCATTTGCCGATGCGGAGAAAAGTTCTCTGGTTCACGAAATCGGCCATGCTCTTGGCTTGAAAGATCTTGCTTATGACCCAAAGTGGACTCGGTACGACTCGATCATGTCTTACAACCACCCAGTTGATCGTCCAATCAATACTTGGTTCTCCGAGGCTGATATCCAGGCTCTGCAAAGTGTTTGGGGTCCCGAAGATGATGTTCTCTAA